The proteins below are encoded in one region of Candidatus Poribacteria bacterium:
- a CDS encoding RDD family protein, which produces MEEIAPHSILGSVQVASRGSRLAAAVLDVLLYPTIPVAVWYIARLAPFGLGFGNTTALFLYVVAGVTYGITVAIVNWILIWRRSQTLGKHWLNIQVVHAVTGKRASFRRYVISRGFFAGGFVSLILTDVDSAVSSGTQVTYVLIDALFIFREDYRTLHDLIGGTRVATLPQRSWRRQFIDLTRIE; this is translated from the coding sequence ATGGAAGAGATAGCGCCGCACTCGATCCTTGGTTCGGTCCAAGTGGCATCGCGCGGATCGCGCCTGGCTGCCGCTGTTCTGGATGTCCTTCTCTATCCCACTATCCCGGTGGCGGTGTGGTATATCGCACGGCTCGCCCCGTTTGGTTTGGGATTCGGTAATACGACTGCGCTCTTTCTGTATGTGGTTGCTGGAGTGACGTATGGAATCACCGTCGCCATCGTGAATTGGATTCTCATATGGAGGAGAAGTCAGACGCTTGGCAAACACTGGTTGAATATTCAGGTCGTCCATGCTGTCACCGGCAAGAGAGCCAGCTTTCGGCGATACGTTATCAGTCGCGGGTTTTTTGCCGGCGGATTCGTGTCCCTAATCCTGACGGACGTGGATTCCGCAGTGTCCAGCGGGACTCAGGTAACGTACGTACTGATTGATGCGCTATTCATATTCCGCGAAGATTACCGAACCCTTCATGACCTTATCGGTGGCACTCGGGTAGCCACGCTGCCACAAAGGAGTTGGCGAAGGCAATTCATCGACCTCACGCGCATTGAATAG